In Chryseobacterium gleum, a single genomic region encodes these proteins:
- a CDS encoding DUF6660 family protein, translated as MVLAVVPCNDIHAQSPNNSKDSYSTISNSEDSHSKDKGDICSPLCTCNCCQITVASFKSEPLPLQKKVTEYFSKKIHFQKNDFAYLVYDQIWQPPKI; from the coding sequence ATGGTGCTTGCCGTAGTGCCTTGTAATGATATCCATGCGCAGTCTCCAAATAATTCTAAAGATTCTTACAGTACTATCAGCAATTCTGAAGATTCTCATTCTAAAGACAAAGGAGATATTTGTTCTCCATTATGTACTTGTAACTGTTGTCAGATAACAGTAGCTTCTTTTAAAAGTGAACCTCTTCCACTTCAAAAAAAGGTCACTGAATATTTTTCAAAAAAGATTCATTTTCAGAAAAATGACTTTGCGTATTTGGTATACGACCAAATTTGGCAACCCCCCAAGATTTAG